A portion of the Streptomyces sp. NBC_00376 genome contains these proteins:
- the folP gene encoding dihydropteroate synthase — MRSGALRLGRREFGAHEPVIMAIVNRTPDSFYDQGATFRDEPALARVEQAIAEGAAIVDIGGVKAGPGEEVTAEEEARRTVGFVAEVRRRHPDVVISVDTWRHDVGEAVCEAGADVLNDAWGGVDPKLAEVAARYGAGLVCTHAGGAEPRTRPHRIAYEDVMADILRVTVGLAERAVELGVRPDGIMIDPGHDFGKNTRHSLEATRRLGEMTQTGWPVLVSLSNKDFVGETLDRPVKERVIGTLATTAVSAWLGAQVYRVHEVAETRQVLDMVASIAGHREPAVARRGLA; from the coding sequence ATGCGAAGCGGTGCGCTCAGGCTGGGACGGCGCGAATTCGGCGCGCACGAGCCGGTGATCATGGCGATCGTGAACCGTACCCCGGACTCCTTCTACGACCAGGGGGCGACCTTCCGTGACGAACCGGCGCTCGCCCGGGTCGAGCAGGCGATCGCGGAGGGTGCGGCGATCGTCGACATCGGGGGCGTGAAGGCGGGACCGGGCGAGGAGGTGACCGCCGAGGAGGAGGCGCGCCGCACGGTGGGGTTCGTCGCGGAGGTGCGCCGCCGCCATCCGGACGTGGTGATCAGCGTCGACACCTGGCGCCACGACGTGGGCGAGGCGGTCTGCGAGGCCGGCGCCGATGTGCTGAACGACGCGTGGGGCGGCGTCGACCCGAAGCTCGCGGAGGTCGCCGCGCGGTACGGCGCCGGTCTGGTGTGCACGCACGCGGGCGGCGCCGAGCCGCGGACCCGGCCGCACCGGATCGCGTACGAGGACGTGATGGCGGACATCCTGCGGGTGACGGTGGGGCTGGCCGAGCGGGCGGTGGAGCTCGGGGTGCGGCCCGACGGGATCATGATCGACCCCGGTCATGACTTCGGGAAGAACACCCGGCACTCCCTGGAGGCGACGCGGCGGCTCGGTGAGATGACGCAGACCGGCTGGCCGGTGCTCGTCTCGCTGTCCAACAAGGACTTCGTCGGCGAGACGCTCGACCGTCCGGTGAAGGAGCGGGTCATCGGGACGCTGGCGACCACGGCCGTATCGGCGTGGCTGGGGGCGCAGGTGTACCGGGTGCACGAGGTGGCGGAGACCCGGCAGGTGCTGGACATGGTGGCGTCGATCGCGGGGCACCGGGAGCCGGCCGTGGCACGGCGCGGACTGGCCTGA
- a CDS encoding TIGR00730 family Rossman fold protein, with translation MGNPEGAHVPEEQRVGPVLRRREQVQPGTTDQRLLDTEGDSEWVHTDPWRVMRIQSEFVEGFGALAELPSAISVFGSARTPAGGPDYEAGVRIGKALVEAGFAVITGGGPGAMEAANKGAREAKGVSVGLGIELPFESGLNPHVDIGVNFRYFFVRKTMFVKYAQGFVVLPGGLGTLDELFEALTLVQTGKVTRFPIVLFGTAYWSGLVDWLRDTVVAQGKASEHDLLLFHVTDDVDEAVNLVTKEVGR, from the coding sequence ATGGGCAACCCCGAGGGAGCACACGTACCCGAGGAGCAGCGGGTCGGGCCGGTACTTCGCCGCAGGGAACAGGTGCAGCCCGGTACCACCGACCAGCGGCTGCTGGACACCGAGGGCGACTCCGAGTGGGTGCACACCGATCCCTGGCGGGTGATGCGCATCCAGTCGGAGTTCGTCGAGGGATTCGGCGCGCTGGCCGAGCTGCCGAGCGCGATCAGCGTCTTCGGTTCGGCCCGCACCCCGGCCGGCGGGCCCGACTACGAGGCGGGCGTACGGATCGGCAAGGCCCTGGTGGAGGCCGGCTTCGCGGTGATCACCGGAGGCGGGCCGGGCGCGATGGAGGCGGCGAACAAGGGGGCGCGGGAGGCGAAGGGCGTCTCGGTCGGACTCGGCATCGAGCTGCCCTTCGAGTCCGGGCTCAACCCGCACGTCGACATCGGCGTGAACTTCCGCTACTTCTTCGTCCGCAAGACGATGTTCGTGAAGTACGCGCAGGGCTTCGTCGTACTGCCCGGCGGGCTCGGCACCCTGGACGAACTCTTCGAGGCGCTCACCCTCGTCCAGACGGGCAAGGTCACCCGCTTCCCGATCGTGCTGTTCGGCACCGCGTACTGGAGCGGTCTCGTGGACTGGCTGCGGGACACGGTGGTGGCGCAGGGCAAGGCGTCCGAGCACGACCTGCTGCTGTTCCACGTCACCGACGACGTGGACGAGGCGGTCAACCTCGTGACGAAGGAAGTCGGCCGGTAA
- the dapE gene encoding succinyl-diaminopimelate desuccinylase produces the protein MPETTLDLTLDGPELTARLVDFPSVSGQEKDLADAIETALRTLPHLTVDRYGNNVVARTNLGRAERVVLAGHIDTVPIADNVPSRLDENGVLWGCGTTDMKSGVAVQLRIAATVPEPNRDLTFVFYDNEEVAAHLNGLGHIADAHPDWLAGDFAILLEGTDAEVEGGCQGTLRVFLRTEGERAHSARGWMGSNAIHSAAPILARLAAYEPRRPVIEGLEYREGLNAVRIEGGVANNVIPDACTVVVNFRYAPDRTAEEALAHVHEVFADCGVAEFVVDDHSGAAMPGLSHPAAKAFMAAVGGTARPKFGWTDVSRFGSLGVPAVNYGPGDPLFAHKRDEHVVVERITRCEERLRSWLTS, from the coding sequence ATGCCCGAAACCACACTTGACCTCACCCTGGACGGCCCGGAGCTCACCGCCCGGCTCGTCGACTTCCCGTCGGTCAGCGGTCAGGAGAAGGACCTCGCCGACGCGATCGAGACGGCGCTGCGCACGCTCCCGCACCTGACCGTCGACCGGTACGGAAACAACGTCGTGGCCAGGACGAACCTGGGCCGCGCCGAGCGGGTGGTGCTCGCCGGGCACATCGACACCGTCCCGATCGCCGACAACGTGCCGTCCCGGCTCGACGAGAACGGGGTGCTGTGGGGCTGCGGCACCACCGACATGAAGTCGGGCGTCGCCGTCCAGCTGCGGATCGCCGCGACCGTGCCCGAGCCCAACCGCGACCTGACCTTCGTCTTCTACGACAACGAGGAGGTCGCCGCGCACCTCAACGGGCTCGGCCACATCGCCGACGCCCACCCCGACTGGCTGGCGGGCGACTTCGCGATCCTGCTGGAGGGCACCGACGCCGAGGTCGAGGGCGGCTGCCAGGGCACCCTGCGGGTCTTCCTCCGTACGGAGGGGGAGCGGGCCCACTCCGCGCGAGGCTGGATGGGGTCCAACGCCATCCACTCCGCCGCCCCGATCCTGGCCCGCCTCGCCGCGTACGAACCGCGCCGCCCGGTCATCGAGGGCCTCGAATACCGCGAGGGCCTGAACGCGGTACGGATCGAGGGGGGCGTCGCCAACAACGTCATCCCGGACGCCTGCACCGTCGTGGTCAATTTCCGGTACGCGCCCGACCGGACCGCCGAGGAGGCGCTGGCCCACGTCCACGAGGTCTTCGCGGACTGCGGCGTCGCCGAATTCGTCGTGGACGACCACTCGGGCGCGGCCATGCCCGGCCTCTCGCACCCGGCGGCCAAGGCGTTCATGGCGGCGGTGGGCGGCACCGCCCGGCCCAAGTTCGGCTGGACGGACGTCTCCCGCTTCGGTTCCCTCGGCGTCCCCGCGGTGAACTACGGACCGGGCGACCCGCTCTTCGCCCACAAGCGGGACGAGCACGTGGTGGTCGAGCGGATCACCCGGTGCGAGGAGCGGCTCCGCTCCTGGCTCACCTCCTGA
- a CDS encoding ATP-binding protein gives MSLPLTRRIARAALLIAAGTAPVVGAAGAAGAAELPQAPELGGLTTVDGAGLGKTVDGASQQGAQVAGDTGGRIVGTTLPAATRTVGKAGAETTPAVQKAAGGAAGSAGRLVGEAAGTATKGGLPTQGLPIGG, from the coding sequence ATGTCCCTCCCCCTGACCCGCCGGATCGCCCGTGCCGCGCTGCTGATCGCCGCGGGTACCGCTCCCGTGGTCGGTGCGGCCGGAGCCGCGGGTGCCGCGGAGCTCCCGCAGGCCCCGGAGCTCGGCGGTCTGACCACCGTCGACGGCGCCGGTCTCGGCAAGACGGTCGACGGCGCCTCCCAGCAGGGCGCCCAGGTGGCGGGCGACACCGGCGGGAGGATCGTCGGGACAACCCTCCCGGCCGCGACCAGGACCGTGGGCAAGGCCGGTGCCGAGACCACCCCCGCCGTGCAGAAGGCCGCGGGCGGCGCCGCGGGCAGCGCGGGCCGGCTCGTCGGCGAGGCCGCCGGTACCGCGACCAAGGGCGGCCTGCCCACCCAGGGCCTGCCGATCGGCGGCTGA
- the dapC gene encoding succinyldiaminopimelate transaminase: MSAVSSRLPVFPWDKLAPYKSTAGAHPDGIVDLSVGTPVDPVPELVRQALVAAADSPGYPTVWGTTELRDAITGWVERRLGAVGVTHHNVLPVVGSKELVAWLPTQLGLGAGDKVAYPRLAYPTYEVGARLCGAEPVVYDDPTELDPAGLKLLWLNSPSNPTGRVLAKDELIRIVAWAREHDVLVFSDECYLELGWEAEPVSVLHPDVCGGTYEGIVAVHSLSKRSNLAGYRAAFIAGDAAVLGELLLIRKHGGMMTPAPVQAATVVALGDDEHVAEQRTRYAQRRAALRTALEAHGFRIEHSEASLYLWATRDEPCWETVAYLAELGILVAPGDFYGPAGDHFVRVAFTATDERVAAAVKRLG; encoded by the coding sequence GTGTCCGCAGTCTCCTCCCGCCTCCCGGTCTTCCCCTGGGACAAGCTCGCGCCCTACAAGTCGACGGCCGGGGCCCACCCCGACGGCATCGTGGACCTGTCCGTCGGCACGCCCGTCGACCCGGTGCCCGAGCTGGTCAGGCAGGCGCTCGTCGCCGCCGCGGACAGCCCCGGCTATCCGACGGTGTGGGGGACCACCGAGCTGCGTGACGCGATCACCGGGTGGGTGGAGCGGCGGCTCGGCGCGGTCGGGGTGACGCACCACAACGTCCTGCCGGTCGTCGGCTCCAAGGAGCTGGTGGCCTGGCTGCCGACCCAGCTCGGTCTCGGCGCGGGCGACAAGGTGGCCTACCCGCGCCTCGCCTACCCGACGTACGAGGTGGGCGCCCGGCTCTGCGGCGCCGAGCCCGTGGTCTACGACGACCCGACGGAGCTGGACCCGGCCGGGCTCAAGCTGCTCTGGCTCAACTCGCCGTCCAACCCGACCGGCCGCGTCCTGGCCAAGGACGAGCTGATCCGGATCGTCGCCTGGGCCCGCGAGCACGACGTGCTGGTCTTCAGCGACGAGTGCTACCTGGAGCTGGGCTGGGAGGCCGAACCGGTCTCCGTGCTGCACCCGGACGTCTGCGGCGGTACGTACGAGGGCATCGTCGCCGTCCACTCGCTCTCCAAGCGCTCCAACCTGGCCGGCTACCGCGCGGCCTTCATCGCGGGCGACGCGGCGGTCCTCGGCGAGCTGCTGCTGATCCGCAAGCACGGCGGCATGATGACGCCGGCCCCGGTCCAGGCGGCGACGGTCGTGGCGCTCGGCGACGACGAGCACGTGGCCGAGCAGCGGACCCGGTACGCGCAGCGGCGCGCGGCCCTGCGCACCGCGCTGGAGGCGCACGGCTTCCGGATCGAGCACAGCGAGGCGAGCCTCTACCTGTGGGCGACGCGCGACGAGCCGTGCTGGGAGACCGTGGCGTACCTGGCGGAGCTCGGCATCCTGGTGGCGCCGGGCGACTTCTACGGACCGGCCGGCGACCACTTCGTACGGGTGGCGTTCACGGCGACGGACGAGCGGGTGGCGGCCGCGGTCAAGCGGCTGGGCTGA
- the fdxA gene encoding ferredoxin, with product MTYVIAQPCVDVKDKACIEECPVDCIYEGQRSLYIHPDECVDCGACEPVCPVEAIFYEDDTPEEWKDYYKANVEFFDDLGSPGGASKLGLIERDHAFIAALPPQNQ from the coding sequence GTGACCTACGTCATCGCGCAGCCTTGTGTCGACGTAAAGGACAAGGCCTGCATCGAAGAGTGCCCCGTCGACTGCATCTACGAGGGCCAGCGGTCCTTGTACATCCACCCGGACGAATGCGTCGACTGTGGAGCCTGTGAGCCGGTGTGCCCGGTCGAGGCGATCTTCTACGAGGACGACACCCCGGAGGAGTGGAAGGACTACTACAAGGCGAACGTCGAGTTCTTCGACGACCTCGGGTCGCCCGGTGGTGCCTCCAAGCTGGGCCTTATCGAGCGCGACCACGCGTTCATCGCCGCGCTGCCGCCGCAGAACCAGTAG
- a CDS encoding GNAT family N-acetyltransferase yields the protein MEFTIGGQLKVRITPADVGKRVSVRRVCETAPQGATFTDTVGVLTSWDDGVLSITPKSGESVRIPESVLVAGKVVPAAPARRRGPAASFEELAPVLARAWQPVESEPLGDWRLRAARGFTRRANSVLPLGDPGIPLDEALGHVRQWYGERELPAYIQTSTGAEGTQELLCAELEERGWHREVTAEVRTAGLAPVGDLDADVSRVRLSRDLDETWLSRYQRFETPGPHVLAVLRGGPSVWFASVPGDEEGAAPAAIGRCVVDGRWAGFMAVEVDPAHRRRGLASAVMTALARRALEEGASAAWLQVETDNEGARAMYEGMGFAVHHLYHHFRSA from the coding sequence GTGGAATTCACCATCGGCGGACAGCTCAAGGTCCGAATCACACCGGCTGACGTGGGCAAACGGGTATCAGTCCGGCGTGTGTGCGAGACGGCCCCACAAGGAGCGACGTTCACCGACACCGTAGGGGTTCTCACATCGTGGGACGACGGTGTGCTCTCGATCACACCGAAGAGCGGTGAATCGGTCCGCATCCCGGAATCGGTTCTGGTGGCGGGCAAGGTCGTGCCCGCCGCTCCGGCCCGGCGGCGCGGTCCGGCGGCCTCCTTCGAAGAGCTCGCGCCCGTCCTCGCCCGTGCCTGGCAGCCGGTGGAGAGCGAACCGCTCGGCGACTGGCGGCTGCGCGCCGCGCGGGGGTTCACCCGGCGCGCCAACTCCGTGCTGCCGCTCGGCGATCCGGGCATCCCGCTCGACGAGGCGCTCGGGCACGTCCGGCAGTGGTACGGGGAACGGGAACTGCCCGCGTACATCCAGACCTCGACCGGCGCCGAGGGCACCCAGGAGCTGCTCTGCGCGGAGCTGGAGGAGCGCGGCTGGCACCGCGAGGTGACGGCGGAGGTACGCACCGCCGGGCTCGCCCCGGTCGGCGATCTGGACGCGGACGTGTCCCGGGTGCGGCTGAGCCGGGACCTCGACGAGACCTGGCTCTCCCGCTACCAGCGCTTCGAGACCCCGGGGCCGCACGTCCTGGCGGTGCTGCGCGGTGGCCCCTCGGTGTGGTTCGCCTCGGTGCCCGGCGACGAGGAGGGCGCGGCGCCCGCCGCGATCGGGCGGTGCGTGGTGGACGGGCGCTGGGCCGGCTTCATGGCCGTCGAGGTCGATCCGGCGCACCGGCGCCGGGGGCTCGCCTCCGCCGTGATGACCGCGCTCGCCCGCAGGGCCCTGGAGGAGGGCGCCTCCGCGGCCTGGCTCCAGGTGGAGACGGACAACGAGGGGGCGCGGGCGATGTACGAGGGCATGGGGTTCGCGGTCCACCACCTCTACCACCACTTCCGGTCGGCGTGA
- a CDS encoding transglutaminase-like domain-containing protein, with amino-acid sequence MNPEPAGRPDLDELRRRFAEEARAERPDLALLCLLLGAVADPALDVNGIDAAQIELDELAGRLPYGVRGGRAWASALAELLGERYGFAGSSADYQRLESSLLHEVLRRRRGLPILLSVVWIEVARRAGAPVYGVALPGHFVVGFGDPAERVLADPFDGGRPMTGQDAELLVAGATGEPLEESMLVPARPLEIVLRILNNIRAWAAARPERTDVALWAVDLSLLLPSHPARLRYERAQLLVQSGQFLRGAAEMEEYADVVDEVEPAAAEAIRRRARAARSLLN; translated from the coding sequence ATGAACCCTGAACCCGCCGGGCGCCCGGACCTGGACGAGCTGCGCCGCCGGTTCGCCGAGGAGGCGCGGGCCGAACGGCCGGACCTCGCGCTGCTCTGCCTGCTGCTGGGCGCGGTGGCCGATCCGGCGCTGGACGTGAACGGGATCGACGCGGCGCAGATCGAGCTGGACGAGCTGGCGGGCCGGCTTCCGTACGGGGTGCGGGGCGGCCGGGCGTGGGCCTCGGCGCTGGCCGAGCTGCTCGGGGAACGGTACGGCTTCGCGGGCTCGTCGGCGGACTACCAGCGGCTGGAGTCGTCGCTGCTGCACGAGGTGCTGCGCAGGCGTCGCGGGCTGCCGATCCTGCTGTCGGTGGTGTGGATCGAGGTCGCGCGGCGGGCGGGCGCCCCGGTGTACGGGGTGGCGCTGCCCGGTCATTTCGTCGTCGGGTTCGGCGATCCGGCCGAGCGGGTGCTGGCCGATCCGTTCGACGGCGGCCGGCCGATGACCGGGCAGGACGCGGAGCTACTGGTGGCCGGTGCCACCGGGGAGCCGCTGGAGGAGTCGATGCTGGTGCCCGCCCGGCCGCTGGAGATCGTGCTGCGGATCCTGAACAACATCAGGGCCTGGGCGGCGGCCCGTCCGGAGCGCACGGACGTGGCGCTGTGGGCGGTGGACCTGTCGCTGCTGCTCCCCTCGCACCCCGCCAGGCTGCGCTACGAGCGCGCCCAGCTGCTCGTGCAGAGCGGGCAGTTCCTGCGCGGGGCGGCGGAGATGGAGGAGTACGCGGACGTGGTCGACGAGGTGGAGCCCGCGGCCGCGGAGGCGATCCGCCGCCGGGCGCGGGCCGCCCGGTCGCTGCTGAACTGA
- a CDS encoding elongation factor G has protein sequence MHTLNLGILAHVDAGKTSLTERLLHTAGVIDEIGSVDKGSTRTDSLALERQRGITIKSAVVSFAVDGTTVNLIDTPGHPDFIAEVERVLSVLDGAVLVVSAVEGVQAQTRVLMRTLRRLRIPTLIFVNKVDRGGARCDSVLRDISEKLTPAVVAMGSVDAPGGRDARCTPYTHADAGFTDRLTELLADQDDALLAAYVENAAALPYDRLREELSTQTGRAAVHPVYFGSAITGAGVEALIHGVTELLPASRGDADGPVSGTVFKVERGPGGEKSAYVRMFSGTVRIRDRLPFGRGDGRAEGRVTGISVFDQGSAVRGAAVPAGRIAKLQGLDGIRIGDPVGEPDAAPPGRWFAPPTLESVVVPSPPASRGELLFALAQLAEQDPLIDLRQDDIREEVSVSLYGEVQKEVVQATLADEYGIGVAFRETTTICLERPKGSGAAYEIIDQGGNPFLATVGLRVDPAPVGSGIAYRLEVELGSMPFSLMRAVEETVGETLRQGIHGWQVTDCVVTMTHSGYWPRQSHSHAVFDKSMSSTAGDFRNLTPLVLMSALMEAGTTVHEPIHRFRLELPAELLGPVLPVLAQLRAVPGTPAVHGSLCVLEGEIPAARVHELQQQLPALTRGEGVLESEFASYRAVAGTAPDRPRTDRDPLNRKEYLLRTARRVA, from the coding sequence GTGCACACGTTGAATCTGGGAATCCTGGCGCATGTCGACGCCGGTAAGACGAGCCTGACCGAGCGGCTGCTCCACACCGCCGGCGTCATCGACGAGATCGGCAGCGTCGACAAGGGCAGCACCCGGACCGATTCCCTGGCGCTCGAACGGCAACGCGGCATCACGATCAAGTCCGCCGTCGTCTCGTTCGCCGTCGACGGCACCACGGTCAATCTGATCGACACCCCCGGGCACCCGGATTTCATCGCCGAGGTGGAACGGGTGCTGAGCGTGCTCGACGGCGCCGTGCTGGTCGTCTCCGCGGTGGAGGGCGTACAGGCGCAGACCCGCGTACTGATGCGGACGCTGCGACGCCTGCGCATTCCCACGCTCATCTTCGTGAACAAGGTCGACCGCGGCGGCGCGCGGTGCGACTCCGTCCTGCGGGACATCTCCGAGAAGCTCACCCCGGCCGTCGTCGCCATGGGGTCGGTCGACGCTCCCGGCGGCCGCGACGCCCGCTGCACGCCGTACACCCACGCCGACGCCGGCTTCACCGACCGGCTGACCGAGCTGCTCGCCGATCAGGACGACGCGCTTTTGGCCGCGTACGTCGAGAACGCCGCGGCGCTCCCGTACGACAGGCTCCGCGAGGAACTGTCGACGCAGACCGGGCGGGCGGCGGTGCATCCGGTGTACTTCGGCTCGGCGATCACCGGGGCCGGGGTGGAAGCCCTGATCCACGGGGTCACGGAGCTGCTCCCGGCGAGCCGGGGCGATGCCGACGGGCCGGTCTCGGGCACCGTCTTCAAGGTGGAGCGCGGACCGGGCGGCGAGAAGTCGGCGTACGTCCGGATGTTCTCCGGCACGGTGAGGATCCGCGACCGGCTGCCGTTCGGACGGGGCGACGGGCGCGCCGAGGGCAGGGTGACCGGGATCAGCGTCTTCGACCAGGGCTCGGCCGTCCGAGGGGCGGCGGTCCCGGCAGGCCGGATCGCGAAGCTCCAGGGGCTCGACGGCATCCGGATCGGCGACCCTGTCGGCGAACCGGACGCGGCCCCGCCGGGCCGGTGGTTCGCCCCGCCGACGCTGGAATCGGTGGTGGTCCCCAGCCCTCCGGCGAGCCGGGGCGAACTGCTCTTCGCGCTCGCGCAACTCGCCGAACAGGACCCGCTGATCGATCTGCGGCAGGACGACATCCGTGAAGAGGTGTCCGTCTCGCTCTACGGCGAAGTGCAGAAGGAGGTCGTCCAGGCGACGCTGGCCGACGAATACGGAATCGGCGTCGCCTTCCGCGAGACCACGACGATTTGCCTGGAACGGCCGAAGGGCAGCGGAGCGGCGTACGAGATCATCGATCAGGGCGGGAATCCGTTTCTGGCGACCGTCGGTCTGAGGGTCGACCCCGCCCCGGTCGGCAGCGGTATCGCCTACCGGCTGGAGGTGGAGCTCGGATCGATGCCCTTCTCCCTGATGAGGGCGGTGGAGGAGACCGTGGGGGAGACCCTGCGGCAGGGCATCCACGGCTGGCAGGTCACCGACTGCGTCGTCACCATGACGCATTCCGGTTACTGGCCCCGCCAGAGCCATTCCCACGCCGTTTTCGACAAGAGCATGTCGAGCACCGCGGGGGACTTCCGGAATCTGACCCCGCTGGTCCTGATGAGCGCTCTGATGGAGGCCGGCACCACGGTGCACGAGCCGATCCACCGGTTCCGTCTGGAACTCCCGGCGGAGCTGCTCGGCCCGGTCCTGCCCGTACTCGCCCAGCTGCGCGCCGTCCCGGGGACACCGGCCGTGCACGGTTCCCTCTGTGTGCTGGAGGGCGAGATCCCGGCGGCCCGCGTCCATGAACTCCAGCAGCAGTTGCCGGCCCTGACGCGTGGCGAAGGGGTCCTGGAGTCCGAGTTCGCCTCCTACCGGGCGGTCGCCGGCACGGCCCCGGACCGGCCGCGCACCGACCGCGACCCGCTCAACCGCAAGGAGTACCTGCTGCGCACGGCACGCAGGGTCGCCTGA
- a CDS encoding class F sortase: protein MAAPQSTGSTPTRTAPPTTLGRALMWPAVTAGLGMVLIYNSFGTSVDDKPPAPPAAVAPAVPEVPEVLGSHAAPDPVTSSKATVGPAMSASVPKRLRIATIGVDAPFTDLSLGPTGQLNAPPPNDNNLVGWYKDGITPGERGAAIVAGHVDTMTGPAVFLQLQYLKPGAKVDITRADGSVATFKVDSVEQFSKAKFPDDRVYADTDSAQLRLITCGGAYNKTAKDYEANVVAFAHLDTFEKG from the coding sequence ATGGCCGCCCCGCAGTCGACCGGCTCCACCCCCACCCGGACTGCCCCCCCAACCACACTGGGCCGCGCCCTGATGTGGCCCGCCGTGACAGCCGGGCTCGGCATGGTCCTCATCTACAACTCCTTCGGCACCTCGGTCGACGACAAGCCGCCGGCCCCGCCCGCAGCCGTCGCGCCCGCCGTTCCCGAGGTCCCCGAAGTCCTCGGCTCCCATGCCGCGCCCGACCCCGTCACCTCGTCCAAGGCCACCGTCGGCCCGGCGATGTCGGCTTCCGTCCCGAAGCGGCTGCGGATCGCGACCATCGGCGTCGACGCGCCGTTCACCGACCTGTCCCTCGGCCCCACCGGCCAGCTGAACGCGCCGCCCCCCAACGACAACAACCTGGTCGGCTGGTACAAGGACGGCATCACCCCCGGCGAGCGCGGAGCCGCGATCGTGGCGGGCCACGTCGACACGATGACCGGCCCGGCCGTCTTCCTCCAGCTCCAGTACCTCAAGCCCGGCGCCAAGGTCGACATCACCCGCGCCGACGGCTCGGTGGCCACCTTCAAGGTCGACTCCGTCGAGCAGTTCAGCAAGGCGAAGTTCCCGGACGACCGGGTCTACGCCGACACCGACTCCGCCCAGCTCCGCCTGATCACCTGTGGCGGCGCGTACAACAAGACCGCGAAGGACTACGAGGCCAATGTGGTGGCCTTCGCCCACCTGGACACCTTCGAGAAGGGCTGA
- a CDS encoding FG-GAP-like repeat-containing protein — protein MPVLSQRHRLAIATGIAVVAGAVAAPVGHAAARSSAPAAQPPAQAASAPSSKRLRDDFNGDGYPDVAVGAPMATVGGSEGAGAVSVLFGGPGGLSSARKQVLTWPDRSGISNPGDARYGTNLRSADLDNDGYADLVGRLWGMSTDGDKGTVLAVNWGGASGLSKNVTILKPVPGEQKDATGDLDVGDVDGDGVPDIAVGDVRRGGHVLHGPVSRTGQWSRVSSFTVDGTDVLDTSEIAVGDVTGDGVGDLVILGFGPGDPWQQHTYLLKGGRTGLAAPVEIKDADGAGVGGNAVGIADLDKDGHGDIVIGRGDEWANEDTPVKKGGALFISYGGPQGQSTGRKPVWINQDTEGVSGTAEYHDRMGYSLALGDTNGDGYPDIAVGLPNEKIKGIADAGRVLVLKGGPNGVSGAGSKEFGQYTAGVPGVAEAGDQFGQALSLGDYDGKGRTEMVVGAPTENSGRGALWIFATDASGVIAKGSVSFGAATIGAPTGPSRFSQTLTH, from the coding sequence GTGCCCGTCCTTTCCCAACGCCACCGGCTGGCGATCGCAACCGGAATCGCCGTGGTCGCCGGAGCCGTGGCCGCTCCCGTCGGCCACGCCGCCGCGCGGTCGTCCGCCCCGGCGGCACAGCCGCCCGCCCAGGCGGCGAGCGCGCCGAGCAGCAAGCGGCTGCGCGACGACTTCAACGGCGACGGCTACCCGGACGTGGCCGTGGGTGCCCCCATGGCCACCGTCGGCGGCTCGGAGGGTGCGGGCGCCGTGAGCGTCCTCTTCGGCGGCCCCGGCGGCCTGTCCTCCGCCCGCAAGCAGGTGCTGACCTGGCCGGACCGCTCGGGCATCAGCAACCCTGGGGACGCGCGCTACGGCACGAACCTGCGCAGCGCCGATCTGGACAACGACGGTTACGCGGATCTCGTCGGCCGCCTCTGGGGGATGTCGACGGACGGCGACAAGGGCACGGTGCTGGCCGTCAACTGGGGTGGCGCATCCGGCCTTTCGAAGAACGTCACGATCCTGAAGCCCGTCCCCGGCGAGCAGAAGGACGCCACCGGCGACCTCGATGTGGGCGACGTGGACGGTGACGGCGTCCCCGACATCGCGGTGGGCGACGTGCGGCGCGGCGGCCACGTCCTGCACGGCCCGGTCAGCCGCACCGGCCAGTGGAGCAGGGTCAGCTCCTTCACGGTCGACGGCACGGACGTCCTCGACACCTCGGAGATCGCGGTGGGTGACGTGACCGGCGACGGAGTGGGCGATCTGGTGATCCTCGGCTTCGGTCCGGGCGACCCGTGGCAGCAGCACACGTACCTGCTGAAGGGCGGCCGCACCGGTCTCGCCGCCCCGGTCGAGATCAAGGACGCGGACGGTGCGGGCGTCGGTGGTAACGCCGTGGGCATCGCCGACCTGGACAAGGACGGCCACGGGGACATCGTCATCGGGCGCGGCGACGAGTGGGCGAACGAGGACACCCCGGTGAAGAAGGGCGGCGCGCTCTTCATCTCGTACGGCGGCCCACAGGGGCAGAGCACCGGCCGCAAGCCCGTCTGGATCAACCAGGACACCGAAGGCGTCTCGGGCACGGCCGAGTACCACGACCGGATGGGCTACAGCCTGGCGCTGGGCGACACGAACGGCGACGGCTACCCCGACATCGCCGTGGGCCTGCCGAACGAGAAGATCAAGGGCATCGCCGACGCCGGCCGGGTCCTGGTGCTCAAGGGCGGCCCGAACGGCGTGAGCGGTGCGGGCTCCAAGGAGTTCGGCCAGTACACGGCCGGGGTTCCGGGGGTGGCCGAGGCGGGCGACCAGTTCGGCCAGGCCCTCTCGCTGGGCGACTACGACGGCAAGGGCCGTACGGAGATGGTGGTCGGCGCCCCGACGGAGAACAGCGGCAGGGGCGCCCTGTGGATCTTCGCTACGGATGCCTCCGGCGTCATCGCAAAGGGTTCCGTCTCGTTCGGCGCGGCCACGATCGGCGCCCCGACCGGCCCGTCCCGCTTCAGCCAGACGCTGACGCACTGA